Proteins encoded together in one Planctomycetota bacterium window:
- a CDS encoding family 10 glycosylhydrolase encodes MMHSRGALRCGMFVLLMATACVAPAEDSAKRTRAAAGAHRLVLCNDGGTLAAPDMEGPIGAAGLIRSTIDPLRDTMIDTLYWQLGTDPYKATLSSRLSDWYSHDTKIGPRWGDGIKRFDTAGEWRVYATTQQLIEQGQDPPALLIREGHKAGIAVYLSLRFNDTHDHHLPDTLNNRYFSPMKREHPQWLLGEKDWRATSYNFAVPQVRAYRMALIEETIDKYDLDGLNLDFCRFPYLFKTGEAERGKALITEMIRKTHARIEAKRKTAGRKVGLSVRVPGSLAEGLAAGIDTATWMREGLVDYVIVGAVQGWEHPLPIGEYRKAAEGTQCHVLAQNLDAFMEPRPRSAAVLFGEKNYNSTEKFRAAAAVNWARGAEGILIWNQHFIPFLNDAGFDRQNWKEIGDPATLARLDKHYTVCLADHGGSMPLKLEVGEPAKVNIEIADDLPAARRDKALASATLRLLIEQLTGPDDVTYQLNGQPLDPAQAVRRINYNDTWLDFDVANVLRNGDNELVVTVRGRNASVAAPLSLRSVETLVKYR; translated from the coding sequence ATGATGCATTCACGGGGCGCATTGCGATGCGGCATGTTCGTTCTGCTGATGGCGACGGCGTGTGTCGCACCGGCGGAGGACTCGGCGAAGCGGACGCGCGCGGCGGCGGGAGCGCATCGGCTGGTGCTGTGCAATGACGGAGGCACGCTGGCGGCGCCGGACATGGAGGGACCGATCGGTGCAGCGGGGCTGATCCGCTCGACGATTGATCCCTTGCGCGACACGATGATCGACACGCTCTACTGGCAGCTCGGCACGGACCCGTACAAGGCGACGCTGTCGTCGCGATTGAGCGACTGGTATTCTCACGACACGAAGATCGGGCCGCGCTGGGGCGATGGGATCAAGCGGTTTGACACGGCGGGGGAGTGGCGGGTGTACGCCACGACGCAACAGTTGATCGAACAGGGTCAGGACCCCCCGGCGCTATTGATTCGCGAGGGACACAAGGCGGGTATCGCGGTGTATCTGTCGCTGCGGTTCAACGACACGCACGATCATCATCTGCCGGACACGCTCAATAATCGGTACTTTTCGCCGATGAAACGTGAGCATCCGCAATGGCTGTTGGGTGAGAAGGATTGGCGAGCGACGTCGTACAACTTCGCGGTGCCGCAGGTGCGTGCGTACCGGATGGCGCTGATCGAAGAGACGATCGACAAGTACGATCTGGACGGGCTGAACCTCGACTTCTGCCGCTTTCCGTACCTGTTCAAGACCGGCGAGGCGGAGCGCGGCAAGGCGCTGATCACCGAGATGATCCGCAAGACGCATGCGCGGATCGAAGCCAAGCGCAAGACCGCGGGCCGAAAGGTCGGCTTGTCCGTCCGCGTGCCGGGGTCGCTGGCGGAGGGATTGGCGGCGGGAATCGACACAGCGACGTGGATGCGCGAAGGGCTCGTCGATTATGTCATCGTCGGCGCAGTGCAGGGATGGGAGCACCCGCTGCCGATCGGCGAATATCGCAAAGCGGCGGAGGGGACGCAGTGTCATGTCCTGGCTCAGAACCTCGATGCGTTCATGGAGCCGCGCCCGCGCTCGGCGGCGGTTTTGTTCGGTGAGAAGAATTACAACTCGACCGAAAAGTTCCGCGCCGCGGCGGCGGTTAACTGGGCGCGCGGGGCGGAAGGCATTCTCATCTGGAACCAGCATTTCATTCCGTTCCTCAACGATGCGGGCTTCGATCGACAGAACTGGAAGGAGATCGGCGACCCGGCGACACTCGCCCGACTCGACAAGCATTACACCGTCTGTCTGGCCGATCACGGCGGGTCGATGCCGCTCAAACTCGAAGTCGGCGAGCCGGCGAAGGTGAACATCGAGATCGCCGACGATCTGCCGGCCGCGCGGCGCGACAAGGCACTGGCGAGCGCGACACTACGTCTGCTCATCGAGCAGCTCACCGGGCCTGATGACGTGACGTACCAGCTCAACGGTCAGCCGCTCGACCCGGCCCAGGCAGTGAGGCGGATCAATTACAACGACACATGGCTCGATTTCGACGTGGCGAACGTGCTGCGAAACGGGGACAACGAACTGGTCGTCACGGTGCGGGGGCGGAACGCGTCCGTGGCCGCGCCGCTGAGTTTGCGGAGCGTCGAGACGCTGGTGAAATATCGCTGA
- a CDS encoding prepilin-type N-terminal cleavage/methylation domain-containing protein: MRRRAFSLVELMVVVSIISLLVAILLPSLKDAQRNARSVVCATHERQMGLAVQAYCGDHFGRLYKYYRTTGLSTGGLTYDTYWMHIFSPYFADNRVMLCPEAPVDYSGQWDYVLDTPKAYSGWGTVSVAWGGPDVASTINFIRGFDGSFALNAWMLDGRNYRRTDGADPVFDARDERKHWRKLDNPTRPDATPLFADSMWVDVWFENNVNGGPNWGPPPTLTGSNSSASGRVCINRHGRAVNVVFVDGSAHQVPLEGLWGLMWNTESTQTQPPWALPAK; the protein is encoded by the coding sequence ATGCGACGACGCGCATTCAGTCTGGTCGAACTGATGGTGGTCGTATCGATCATCTCCCTGCTGGTCGCGATCCTGCTGCCGTCGCTCAAGGATGCGCAGCGCAATGCGCGGAGCGTCGTATGCGCGACGCATGAGCGGCAGATGGGGCTGGCGGTGCAGGCCTACTGCGGCGATCACTTCGGCCGACTCTACAAGTATTACCGCACGACCGGCCTCTCGACCGGCGGGCTCACGTACGACACGTACTGGATGCACATCTTCAGCCCGTACTTCGCGGACAATCGGGTGATGCTCTGCCCCGAGGCACCGGTCGATTATTCCGGGCAATGGGACTACGTGCTCGACACGCCCAAGGCGTACTCCGGCTGGGGCACGGTGTCGGTCGCATGGGGCGGACCGGATGTCGCATCGACGATCAATTTCATCCGCGGATTCGACGGCAGCTTCGCGCTCAATGCGTGGATGCTCGACGGGCGTAACTATCGGCGAACGGACGGCGCCGACCCTGTGTTCGATGCGCGCGACGAACGCAAGCATTGGCGCAAACTCGACAACCCGACCCGACCTGACGCCACGCCGCTTTTTGCCGACAGCATGTGGGTCGACGTCTGGTTCGAGAACAATGTGAACGGTGGACCGAACTGGGGTCCCCCGCCGACGCTGACGGGGTCGAACAGCTCCGCATCCGGTCGGGTGTGCATCAATCGCCACGGACGCGCGGTCAACGTCGTCTTCGTCGACGGCAGCGCGCACCAGGTGCCGCTCGAAGGCCTTTGGGGTCTGATGTGGAACACCGAGTCGACGCAGACGCAGCCGCCGTGGGCCCTGCCGGCCAAGTGA
- a CDS encoding sigma-70 family RNA polymerase sigma factor has protein sequence MRFTRRQQQFGQQLTGIQPRLYSYIMSILPDADAASEVLQRTNLVILQKAHEYPDGSDLTAWACRIAYYEVLGFRRDRARNWSHFNERDLEQIAAAANDRAAHFEHRRRLLNQCIEKLTPDQRDLLLRRYTSGEPVHRLAEQMGRPVGSISQTLYRIRRLVIDCVRRTGAEEAST, from the coding sequence ATGCGGTTTACAAGGCGGCAGCAGCAATTCGGGCAGCAATTGACCGGCATACAACCCCGGCTCTATTCGTATATTATGTCAATTCTGCCCGATGCCGATGCCGCGTCGGAAGTCCTCCAGCGCACCAATCTCGTCATCCTCCAAAAAGCCCACGAATACCCCGACGGCTCGGACCTGACGGCGTGGGCCTGCCGGATCGCCTATTACGAAGTGCTCGGTTTCCGGCGGGACCGGGCGCGGAACTGGTCGCACTTCAACGAGCGCGACCTGGAGCAGATCGCCGCCGCCGCCAACGATCGGGCGGCTCACTTCGAGCACCGCCGCCGCCTGCTCAATCAGTGCATCGAAAAGCTCACACCCGATCAGCGCGACCTGCTGCTTCGCCGCTACACGTCCGGCGAGCCGGTGCATCGGCTGGCTGAACAGATGGGTCGCCCGGTCGGATCGATCTCGCAGACGCTCTACCGCATCCGCCGCCTGGTCATCGACTGCGTCCGGCGCACCGGCGCGGAGGAGGCGTCGACATGA
- a CDS encoding prepilin-type N-terminal cleavage/methylation domain-containing protein: MPRRAFTLIEMLVVVTIITLLMAILTPSLSKARYTARLTICAAQEHQISLAALSYAAGNFGVFPYRSTCVGLNPKPFQIKYYDEDDRPMFAKYFSFDTLQCPFNRFTDPKFIETTTADEIMLGYEMYFGTSVNRNDPASYMFRLSDRPTTPDLWTGKRTEVSVLVADLDVDWFWIQNWYSSHPDREPSKLRFIQALGTSPPGDTHTFARWGIGPPGERGLIDRNFIFRDGSHRLITDIAMHDDRLARISANNQNAAQQVYTYVPLR; encoded by the coding sequence ATGCCAAGGCGCGCCTTTACGCTCATCGAAATGCTTGTCGTCGTGACAATCATTACCCTTCTGATGGCGATCCTCACGCCGTCACTTAGTAAGGCGCGCTACACCGCCCGGCTCACGATCTGTGCCGCGCAAGAGCATCAGATCAGTCTCGCCGCCCTGAGCTACGCCGCGGGAAACTTCGGCGTGTTTCCCTATCGAAGCACGTGCGTCGGGCTCAATCCCAAGCCGTTCCAGATCAAATATTACGACGAAGACGACCGCCCGATGTTCGCCAAATACTTTTCGTTCGATACGCTCCAATGCCCCTTCAATCGATTCACCGATCCGAAGTTCATCGAGACGACGACCGCAGATGAGATCATGCTCGGTTACGAAATGTACTTCGGCACGAGCGTCAACCGGAACGACCCGGCGTCATACATGTTCCGGCTCAGCGATCGACCGACGACGCCCGATCTTTGGACGGGTAAGCGCACCGAGGTGAGCGTGCTGGTGGCGGATCTGGACGTCGACTGGTTCTGGATTCAGAACTGGTACTCATCGCACCCCGACCGCGAACCGTCGAAACTCCGATTCATCCAGGCGCTGGGTACATCGCCTCCCGGCGATACGCACACCTTCGCACGCTGGGGCATCGGCCCGCCGGGCGAGCGCGGCCTCATCGATCGCAATTTCATCTTCCGCGATGGCTCGCATCGACTCATCACCGACATCGCCATGCACGATGATCGACTGGCGCGCATTTCCGCCAACAATCAGAACGCCGCGCAGCAGGTGTACACCTATGTGCCCCTCCGCTAG